In Dethiosulfovibrio salsuginis, a single window of DNA contains:
- a CDS encoding MFS transporter: protein MVVKVYSGRILGILSFSLFCCMMGVGVISPVLPLYAVKLGASGTLLGLIFSAFSISRMGCTLFSGSLADRINRKRLMMFGLSVYTISSLAYLFVDSAWHMVAIRFFNGMGSAFVVPIAMSIGSDVAEPGEEGHFFGSLQMALFAGIGAGPLISGLLTDWIGTQAPFLVMTAMTLLALMGIALWLPRSIPSSSITEDKGEMSAYRFLLSDKILLRVYAFQFATALGRGAMLMFVPLLATEMGLSFMEIGAVLSAVSISTALCQRTSGDMADRYPKNRLVLVGGVTSAFTMFILPQLGSFPLLLAGGVAFGLGSGMGSPSAASIASIRGKGFGSGRTMGLYNIFFGLGMIAGPLVAGYLRDMNIISSPFVPIGFIVLAMTCLFLKDSEFRSLDGGACGEGLCSRNR from the coding sequence ATGGTGGTGAAGGTCTATAGCGGGAGGATCCTCGGGATCCTTTCATTTTCTCTTTTTTGTTGCATGATGGGTGTCGGGGTGATAAGCCCAGTTTTGCCTTTGTACGCGGTAAAACTGGGGGCTAGTGGGACTTTGCTAGGTCTTATTTTCAGCGCATTTTCAATATCCCGTATGGGCTGCACCTTATTTTCCGGATCTCTGGCGGACCGGATCAACCGAAAAAGGTTGATGATGTTCGGCCTGTCGGTATACACAATATCGTCCTTGGCCTATCTTTTTGTCGATTCTGCCTGGCATATGGTGGCCATAAGGTTTTTCAACGGAATGGGCTCGGCCTTTGTCGTCCCTATCGCCATGTCGATAGGGTCGGACGTAGCAGAGCCCGGCGAGGAGGGCCACTTCTTTGGCTCTCTTCAGATGGCTCTCTTTGCTGGAATTGGGGCGGGACCTCTGATCAGCGGTCTATTGACCGATTGGATTGGAACTCAGGCCCCTTTTTTGGTAATGACCGCTATGACCTTATTAGCCCTGATGGGCATAGCCCTATGGCTACCTAGGTCTATCCCTTCCTCCTCTATTACCGAGGATAAAGGTGAGATGTCCGCTTATCGATTTTTACTATCCGATAAAATACTGCTAAGGGTCTACGCTTTTCAGTTCGCTACCGCTTTAGGTAGAGGGGCCATGTTGATGTTCGTACCTCTTTTGGCTACGGAGATGGGCCTATCTTTTATGGAAATTGGAGCGGTTCTATCGGCGGTCTCCATATCGACAGCCCTTTGTCAGAGGACTTCCGGGGACATGGCCGATCGATATCCTAAGAATCGGCTTGTTCTCGTCGGAGGGGTAACGTCGGCCTTTACTATGTTTATTCTGCCCCAACTTGGTTCATTCCCCTTGCTTTTAGCCGGTGGTGTGGCCTTTGGTCTAGGGTCCGGTATGGGATCTCCTTCCGCTGCCTCTATAGCCTCAATCAGGGGAAAGGGTTTTGGCTCTGGGAGGACTATGGGGCTTTACAACATATTTTTCGGTCTCGGCATGATAGCAGGCCCTTTAGTAGCAGGATATCTGAGGGACATGAATATCATCTCGTCCCCTTTTGTCCCTATAGGTTTTATCGTGTTGGCGATGACGTGCCTTTTTCTTAAAGATAGCGAATTTCGTTCTCTTGACGGTGGAGCCTGTGGCGAGGGGTTATGTTCCAGAAACAGATGA
- a CDS encoding FGGY-family carbohydrate kinase, which translates to MNKKCLMGVDVGTSETKGVLVDLSGAVIASASHPHELIIPRQGWAEHDPEVAWWGGLKSVIKDLLDGSGVSSDEIASFGCSTIAPCMVPMDEKGVALRNAVLYGIDTRATEEISELNSAIGEDEIFSRCGNSLSSQAVGPKILWLRKNEPQIYDKAHKIGTGSTYLVARLTGEWWIDHYTACNYVPCYDVASQGWAEDLCSSIVDIDKLPAIGWTSQIAGYVTEEAALETGLAVGTPVIVGATDAASEAVSVGVVEPGQMMLMYGSTLFMVQVTDSPVTDTRLWSAPFLFPGTYSLMAGMATTGVLTKWFRDNCALDLVDQESRDGVSAFSRLAEMASNVSPGAEGLIVLPYFSGERTPINDPGARGTVFGLTLSHGREHIYRAILEGVGHGVRHHVDLLEAIGAAPEEFRAVGGGTKNLPWLQMVSDICGIEQLVPPVTFGASYGDAFLAGLGIGLFADHGDIKSWIGDPLKIGNDLDLKPLYDLYHKVYLDLYRSTASLMHDLGVLSRKS; encoded by the coding sequence TTGAATAAGAAATGTTTAATGGGTGTTGACGTTGGAACCAGCGAGACCAAAGGAGTTCTGGTCGATCTCTCAGGAGCGGTAATAGCCTCCGCCTCTCACCCCCACGAATTGATTATACCTAGACAGGGCTGGGCGGAACACGACCCTGAGGTAGCCTGGTGGGGTGGCCTAAAGTCGGTGATAAAAGATCTATTGGACGGTAGTGGCGTATCCTCCGACGAGATAGCTTCCTTCGGCTGTAGCACTATCGCTCCTTGTATGGTCCCTATGGACGAAAAAGGTGTCGCCCTAAGAAACGCCGTGCTTTACGGCATAGACACCAGGGCCACCGAGGAGATAAGCGAGTTAAACTCCGCCATAGGGGAGGACGAAATATTCTCCCGTTGCGGGAACTCCCTTTCCTCTCAGGCCGTAGGGCCTAAAATTCTCTGGCTCAGAAAAAATGAGCCTCAGATCTACGATAAGGCCCATAAAATAGGGACAGGAAGCACCTATCTGGTCGCCAGGCTCACCGGGGAATGGTGGATCGACCACTACACAGCCTGTAACTACGTTCCATGTTATGACGTTGCATCTCAAGGATGGGCTGAGGACCTATGTTCCTCTATAGTCGACATAGACAAGCTACCTGCCATAGGCTGGACCTCCCAGATCGCTGGATACGTCACCGAGGAGGCCGCATTGGAGACCGGCCTTGCGGTAGGAACTCCGGTCATAGTCGGGGCGACCGACGCCGCTTCCGAGGCGGTCTCGGTGGGGGTCGTAGAGCCAGGTCAGATGATGCTCATGTACGGCTCGACCCTCTTTATGGTCCAGGTCACCGATAGCCCTGTGACCGACACCAGGCTCTGGTCCGCCCCTTTTCTGTTCCCAGGAACTTACTCTCTGATGGCGGGAATGGCCACCACCGGAGTCCTCACCAAGTGGTTCAGGGATAACTGCGCCCTGGATCTGGTCGACCAGGAATCCCGAGATGGGGTCTCCGCTTTTTCCAGGCTGGCGGAGATGGCCTCTAATGTCTCTCCGGGAGCGGAGGGGCTTATCGTGCTTCCCTACTTTAGCGGGGAGAGAACCCCTATAAACGATCCAGGGGCCAGAGGCACCGTTTTTGGCTTAACCCTTTCTCACGGAAGAGAACATATTTACAGGGCTATTTTAGAGGGGGTCGGTCATGGAGTTCGTCACCACGTAGATCTTTTGGAGGCCATTGGGGCCGCCCCTGAGGAGTTTAGAGCCGTAGGAGGAGGAACCAAAAATCTTCCCTGGCTCCAGATGGTCAGCGATATCTGTGGAATAGAGCAGCTTGTTCCCCCTGTGACCTTCGGAGCCTCCTACGGAGACGCCTTTCTCGCCGGTCTGGGCATAGGGCTGTTTGCCGATCACGGCGATATAAAATCGTGGATCGGTGATCCCTTAAAGATCGGTAACGATCTAGATCTAAAGCCACTTTACGATCTTTATCATAAAGTGTATCTTGATCTTTATAGGAGCACCGCTAGCCTCATGCATGACCTTGGAGTTTTGTCTCGGAAAAGCTAA
- a CDS encoding AEC family transporter, giving the protein MISAFFIVLPLGAVMAIGWYLRYRDVVTYSGLDEMNRLLYWVAMPAILFRSTIRVDPELFSNLPFMCAVYSVFVVLPFISWGLAKSRKLPREKLAVSVLTSVRGNNVFMGLPAVTIALGEAGLESYGIYLALSLVVYQVISISMGQFAMSGELSLSSIKQVFGRLIRNPMLISCLLGVAGAFSGLGSIPHWVDQTLVILGNIGSGVALIVLGASLVVEDILSSIRQVWGDLVVRLILSPLLTLLAFQFFPVEPMLVKTSVLVAAMPAAVNNFVLSKGMGMDGEYAGKVVVTSTMCSVFTITFWLSIMGV; this is encoded by the coding sequence ATGATCAGTGCGTTTTTCATCGTTTTGCCCCTTGGGGCAGTTATGGCGATAGGGTGGTATCTAAGATACAGAGATGTAGTGACCTACTCTGGATTAGACGAGATGAACAGGCTTCTTTACTGGGTAGCTATGCCCGCTATTCTCTTCCGTTCCACCATAAGAGTTGACCCGGAGCTTTTCTCAAACCTACCTTTCATGTGCGCTGTTTACAGTGTGTTCGTGGTCTTGCCCTTTATCTCCTGGGGATTGGCTAAAAGCAGAAAGCTACCTAGGGAAAAACTTGCGGTATCGGTCTTAACCTCCGTAAGGGGAAATAACGTTTTTATGGGACTTCCCGCCGTTACCATCGCTCTCGGCGAGGCTGGTCTGGAGAGTTACGGTATATATCTAGCTCTGTCTCTCGTGGTATATCAGGTTATATCCATATCCATGGGGCAGTTCGCTATGTCAGGGGAACTTTCCCTGAGCTCCATAAAGCAGGTTTTCGGAAGACTGATAAGAAATCCTATGTTGATATCCTGCCTCCTTGGCGTCGCAGGGGCTTTTTCGGGACTAGGATCTATCCCTCATTGGGTCGATCAAACCCTGGTTATCCTGGGAAATATCGGAAGCGGCGTAGCCCTCATAGTTTTAGGAGCTTCTTTGGTGGTCGAGGACATACTATCCTCCATAAGACAGGTATGGGGAGATCTTGTCGTGAGGCTAATATTATCCCCACTGCTGACCCTTCTTGCTTTTCAGTTCTTCCCCGTTGAGCCTATGTTGGTCAAAACCTCGGTTCTGGTGGCAGCTATGCCTGCTGCGGTGAATAATTTTGTTCTGTCAAAAGGTATGGGCATGGACGGTGAATATGCCGGAAAAGTAGTGGTAACTTCCACTATGTGCTCGGTTTTTACCATAACTTTTTGGCTGTCCATAATGGGAGTATAG
- a CDS encoding amino acid ABC transporter permease, producing MDLDFSIITPYIPMILTGAWFTVKASLCSVIIGSFFGLIVGALRVLPFAPARALAATYIYVIRGTPLLIQLFLIYFGLPSLGINLPAFTAGVIGLSINSSGYVGEIVRGGIEAVPKGQWEASRILGLSYLQSMCKIILPQAIRNMLPAIGNEFVTLIKESSLLSTLAITELTMAGQQVRSVTYASFETFIAVGVVYLCLTSFTSLALQLIESRWQTN from the coding sequence ATGGACCTTGATTTTTCGATCATAACACCTTACATACCTATGATTTTGACAGGCGCATGGTTTACCGTAAAAGCATCCCTATGTAGCGTAATAATAGGGTCTTTTTTCGGTCTTATCGTAGGAGCTCTTAGGGTGTTGCCATTTGCTCCTGCTAGGGCCTTGGCGGCTACCTATATATACGTCATAAGAGGAACACCGCTGCTTATTCAGCTTTTCCTGATATATTTCGGCCTTCCTTCTCTAGGGATTAATCTTCCCGCCTTCACCGCAGGGGTCATTGGATTGTCGATAAACTCCTCAGGGTACGTAGGAGAGATAGTCAGAGGGGGGATAGAGGCCGTCCCCAAGGGACAGTGGGAGGCCTCAAGGATCCTAGGATTGTCCTACCTGCAATCGATGTGTAAGATAATACTACCTCAAGCGATCAGAAACATGCTCCCAGCTATAGGGAACGAATTTGTAACTTTGATAAAGGAGTCCTCGCTTCTGTCCACTTTGGCTATAACCGAGCTGACCATGGCAGGACAGCAGGTTAGAAGCGTAACCTACGCATCTTTTGAGACTTTCATAGCGGTTGGAGTTGTCTACCTATGCCTGACCAGCTTTACAAGTCTAGCCCTACAGCTGATTGAGAGTCGTTGGCAAACTAACTAA
- a CDS encoding glycosyltransferase, producing MKPSGWVWFLSRSLRSWDIMSLGLVARQLSSSGIRLTVISQSGFFPGGFADVISWRGLDGFDRAMSVAFRGRLWHLWGQAPKWWPVVRARATTVHSFKGSDEEWQGHPAIFAGTGLFSERNAWTPAFERDLSWGKPGEDKGDPIAMVVFPSSSVRPDRSILESLQRGIGMPLVRLSDQTGALPVPGGTVDESDAVRLLAGRARLLVLPGVDLSSAILAGFASLYGVPTLAPWSPLLDDLLGVNGYLTDKTSLSGENGRIAAAAARHRLSEHFTSENSAESLQSIYRTVTGSTQ from the coding sequence ATGAAGCCTAGCGGATGGGTTTGGTTTTTATCGCGGTCTTTGAGGTCCTGGGACATTATGTCTCTCGGGCTTGTGGCTCGCCAGCTTAGCTCCTCCGGGATAAGGTTGACGGTGATATCCCAGTCGGGTTTCTTCCCCGGTGGTTTTGCCGATGTCATCTCCTGGAGAGGTCTAGATGGATTTGACAGGGCTATGTCCGTGGCTTTTCGAGGTCGGCTTTGGCACCTGTGGGGACAGGCCCCTAAATGGTGGCCTGTCGTAAGGGCTAGAGCCACCACGGTACACTCCTTTAAGGGGAGCGACGAGGAATGGCAGGGACATCCGGCAATTTTTGCGGGAACGGGACTTTTTTCCGAGCGCAATGCCTGGACTCCTGCGTTTGAGAGAGATCTCTCTTGGGGAAAGCCAGGTGAGGATAAGGGGGATCCTATAGCTATGGTCGTCTTTCCCTCCTCCTCGGTTCGTCCCGACAGGTCTATTTTGGAGAGCCTTCAGAGGGGAATAGGGATGCCTCTGGTAAGGCTTTCCGACCAGACCGGTGCTCTGCCTGTTCCCGGCGGTACGGTTGACGAGAGCGATGCGGTAAGGCTTCTGGCGGGAAGGGCAAGGCTTCTCGTCCTGCCCGGAGTGGACCTGTCCTCGGCTATCCTTGCGGGTTTTGCCTCTCTCTACGGTGTTCCTACTTTAGCACCATGGTCTCCACTGCTGGACGATCTGCTTGGTGTTAATGGTTATCTCACAGATAAGACATCTCTATCGGGGGAAAACGGACGGATTGCGGCGGCAGCGGCAAGGCATAGACTTTCTGAGCACTTTACATCGGAAAACTCAGCGGAATCTCTTCAGTCTATCTACAGAACCGTAACAGGCTCCACCCAATGA
- a CDS encoding lysophospholipid acyltransferase family protein has translation MTLKRASMEAVRSLASTGIAGKMLYGAIRGILGLLSPRRSVALENISLAFPDKTPKWHRSILEKMYDHFSWMTVEYLALLKDPSQALRWVVDVEGQDVLDSLVSDKKGCVILASHGGNWELLSAWLCQSGYPLQAAVRDPNDRELAELMEEYRKKVGLVTLRKEASGLREMIRLPSRGGFIGLVADQDGGPSGVPVSFLGRPCTMPSGPASIAVLANVPIVPVSIERICPFRHRVTVDPPILPPESGSKGEKINQLCHEVNKSLETMVLRCPEEWLWMHRRWKTVPPESIVI, from the coding sequence ATGACCTTAAAAAGAGCCTCTATGGAAGCGGTAAGATCGTTGGCGTCGACGGGGATCGCAGGGAAGATGCTCTACGGTGCTATAAGGGGAATTTTAGGCCTTCTATCGCCGAGACGATCTGTAGCCCTTGAGAATATATCTCTGGCATTTCCGGATAAAACTCCCAAATGGCACAGGTCTATACTAGAAAAGATGTACGACCATTTTAGCTGGATGACAGTCGAGTATCTGGCCCTTCTCAAAGATCCATCTCAGGCTCTTCGTTGGGTTGTCGATGTGGAAGGTCAGGACGTTTTGGATAGCTTGGTGTCCGATAAAAAAGGATGTGTAATACTGGCTAGCCATGGAGGAAACTGGGAGCTTTTGTCCGCTTGGCTGTGTCAGAGCGGTTACCCCCTTCAGGCTGCGGTCAGAGACCCTAACGATAGAGAACTAGCGGAGCTTATGGAGGAGTATCGTAAAAAGGTTGGACTTGTGACCTTGAGAAAAGAGGCCTCTGGGCTTAGAGAGATGATCAGATTACCCTCTCGAGGAGGCTTTATCGGCTTAGTTGCCGATCAGGACGGTGGTCCTTCCGGTGTGCCGGTCTCTTTTTTAGGAAGACCATGTACCATGCCCAGTGGTCCTGCTTCTATCGCAGTTCTGGCAAACGTGCCTATAGTCCCTGTCTCCATAGAGAGAATCTGCCCCTTTCGGCATAGGGTAACAGTAGATCCCCCGATTTTGCCCCCTGAATCTGGATCTAAGGGGGAAAAAATAAACCAATTGTGCCATGAAGTCAATAAATCCCTCGAGACCATGGTATTGAGATGCCCTGAGGAGTGGCTTTGGATGCATCGAAGGTGGAAGACCGTCCCGCCGGAGTCGATAGTTATTTGA
- the tyrS gene encoding tyrosine--tRNA ligase, translated as MEQGGLKILRDRGYIDWCSHPDELEKLFQEERVTAYVGFDPTADSLHVGHLIPLMGLAWLQKLGHKPLLLAGGGTGMIGDPSGKSKERNLLSIDIIRENVAGIKKQLAHFVDFDCGENSAVLLNNYDWLGDIPFLDFLRDVGRYFSVNYMIAKEHVKSRINDPEKTLSFTEFSYTLLQAYDFLHLNRVYGCKLQMGGNDQQGNIVSGIELIRKVDGKQVYGGTNPLLLTSSGTKFGKTEGGAVWLDKERTSPYRFYQFWINSEDSAVEKLMKLFTFMPLEEIAEIMGRHTSSPERREAQKILAYEITSLVHGSDSADMAKRASDILFGGDFDVKDLSPEMMKTLESEAPFSKINQPMPISLAELMIEAGAASSKGESKRLIKGGGVSLNGTKISDEHHELDENSLLQDGYVFLKVGKKRFFVLRHGE; from the coding sequence ATGGAACAAGGTGGACTCAAAATTCTCAGGGATAGAGGCTACATCGATTGGTGCAGCCATCCTGATGAGCTGGAAAAGCTTTTTCAGGAGGAGAGGGTGACGGCATACGTGGGATTTGACCCTACCGCCGATAGCCTTCACGTTGGACACCTTATCCCACTGATGGGATTGGCGTGGCTCCAGAAGTTAGGGCATAAGCCCCTACTTTTAGCTGGCGGGGGAACCGGAATGATCGGAGATCCCTCTGGAAAAAGCAAAGAGAGAAACTTGCTCTCCATAGACATCATAAGGGAAAACGTGGCTGGCATAAAAAAACAGCTCGCCCATTTTGTCGACTTTGACTGTGGCGAGAACTCAGCGGTGCTGTTGAACAACTACGACTGGTTGGGGGATATCCCTTTTCTGGACTTCCTCAGGGATGTAGGCAGGTATTTTTCGGTAAACTATATGATCGCCAAGGAACACGTAAAGTCAAGGATAAACGATCCAGAAAAAACCCTTTCCTTTACGGAGTTCTCCTATACCCTGCTCCAGGCCTACGACTTTTTACATCTAAACAGGGTCTACGGTTGCAAGCTCCAGATGGGGGGAAACGATCAGCAGGGCAACATCGTCTCCGGTATAGAGCTAATTAGAAAAGTAGATGGTAAGCAGGTCTACGGAGGAACAAACCCTCTTCTGCTTACGTCTTCCGGGACGAAGTTCGGGAAAACCGAAGGTGGAGCGGTCTGGCTGGACAAGGAAAGAACATCTCCTTATCGCTTCTACCAGTTCTGGATAAACAGCGAGGATTCGGCGGTAGAAAAGCTCATGAAGCTTTTTACCTTTATGCCTCTCGAGGAAATAGCCGAGATAATGGGTAGGCACACCTCTTCGCCAGAACGAAGGGAGGCCCAAAAGATCCTGGCTTACGAAATAACCTCTTTGGTTCATGGCTCGGATAGCGCCGATATGGCAAAAAGGGCCAGCGATATACTTTTCGGAGGCGATTTTGACGTAAAGGATCTCTCTCCTGAGATGATGAAAACCCTTGAGTCTGAGGCCCCTTTCTCCAAAATCAACCAACCGATGCCGATATCGCTGGCAGAGTTGATGATAGAGGCTGGGGCAGCGTCCAGTAAAGGGGAATCTAAAAGGTTGATAAAAGGTGGCGGAGTCTCCCTGAACGGCACAAAGATATCCGACGAACATCACGAATTAGATGAAAACTCTCTATTGCAGGATGGTTATGTATTTTTAAAGGTAGGGAAGAAGAGGTTTTTCGTCCTTCGCCACGGAGAATAG
- a CDS encoding dipeptidase: MKKRENSMAIARELHRSRLVLDAHFDLLVDVLEKREKGRHRVIEEDHLPSMKKAGLDVVVSSLFVSDRYVPDMALRRALDQIGALHQEVDESGDSLALCRTWDEVESARSTGKLAIVLSFEGVEPISNDLGLLRIFYELGVRGVGLVWSRRNYAGDGCFFSHRREGKKGGLTDFGVRLLDEISSLGMFLDVSHLNDEGFQDVLSFYEGPFIASHSNCRSLMGTMRNLTDEQIVALAQRGGVMGMNSCSTFVADEAKVGPVTARHLADHVDYIKNLVGIDHVGLGFDFCDMFRTNSGSSSYDCISGYNQSIDLSTELLMRGYSEDQVAMVTGENFARFYRRILK, translated from the coding sequence TTGAAAAAACGTGAAAATAGCATGGCTATAGCGAGAGAACTTCATCGATCTCGATTGGTCTTAGATGCCCATTTTGATCTTTTGGTCGATGTCTTGGAGAAAAGGGAAAAAGGCAGGCATCGTGTCATAGAGGAGGACCATCTGCCCTCTATGAAAAAAGCCGGTCTGGACGTTGTGGTGTCCTCTCTTTTCGTGAGCGACAGATATGTGCCAGACATGGCCCTTCGTAGGGCTCTGGACCAGATCGGTGCGTTACACCAGGAAGTAGATGAGTCAGGGGATAGTTTGGCTCTTTGCCGTACTTGGGATGAGGTCGAGTCCGCCCGCTCTACAGGGAAACTGGCGATAGTCCTCTCCTTTGAGGGAGTTGAGCCTATCTCCAACGACCTAGGGCTGTTGAGGATCTTCTACGAGCTCGGAGTCAGAGGGGTTGGGCTTGTCTGGAGTAGAAGGAACTACGCCGGCGACGGGTGTTTTTTCTCCCATAGGCGGGAAGGCAAAAAAGGGGGCCTAACCGACTTTGGGGTAAGGTTGCTGGACGAAATATCCTCTCTTGGGATGTTTCTAGACGTTAGCCACCTCAACGACGAGGGTTTTCAGGACGTTCTGAGTTTTTACGAAGGCCCTTTTATCGCCTCCCACTCGAACTGTCGTTCTCTGATGGGAACAATGAGAAACCTTACCGATGAACAGATAGTCGCCCTTGCCCAGCGAGGAGGGGTTATGGGGATGAACTCCTGTAGCACCTTTGTCGCAGATGAGGCTAAAGTCGGTCCTGTTACGGCGAGACACCTGGCTGACCACGTGGACTACATAAAAAATCTAGTCGGTATAGATCATGTCGGTTTGGGTTTCGATTTTTGCGATATGTTCAGAACTAATTCAGGCAGCTCCAGCTACGACTGTATATCGGGATACAACCAGTCCATCGACCTTTCCACCGAACTCCTCATGAGAGGGTATTCGGAAGACCAGGTCGCTATGGTTACAGGTGAAAACTTCGCCCGCTTTTATAGACGGATACTAAAATAG
- a CDS encoding phosphomannomutase/phosphoglucomutase — translation MTVPANIFREYDIRGMADTDLSSPNVQAIARAYGTYLKRKGINKASVGGDVRQSTERISKDVIKGLRETGVDVIDIGIVTSPLLYWSLFHHDLNGGVMITGSHNPKDMNGLKLAFGKATLYGEEIQRIREMVEKEDFDLVSEQGSVKKENLWEPYLSMLKEKIVLGPRKLKVVADAANGTAALKIVPFLESLGCEVIPLYCEPDGTFPNHHPDPQKRANMQDLIAKVREHKADVGFGFDGDADRIGVVDDSGEIVWGDILMALYWREILPKNPGATAIIEVKCSQALEDEVRKLGGVPHYYKAGHSLIKAEMKRINALFAGEYSGHIFFADEYYGFDDSFYAAGRLLRILSYSDISLSEMLSDIPVYHHTEEIRVDCPDERKFEVMEGITSKALEEYDAITVDGLRIVYPDGKGWGLIRASNTQPVLATRCEGRTPEDLAFISEDIRKRIVEAGLPDFQWTY, via the coding sequence ATGACCGTCCCAGCGAATATATTCAGAGAGTACGACATCAGAGGCATGGCGGATACGGATCTATCCTCCCCTAACGTCCAGGCCATAGCCAGAGCCTACGGAACTTACCTGAAAAGAAAGGGAATAAATAAGGCTTCCGTAGGAGGAGACGTTCGCCAGTCCACCGAAAGAATAAGCAAAGACGTAATTAAAGGACTCAGAGAGACCGGCGTGGACGTCATAGATATAGGCATAGTTACGAGTCCCTTGCTTTACTGGAGCCTATTCCACCACGACCTCAACGGTGGAGTTATGATAACCGGCAGTCACAACCCGAAGGACATGAACGGCCTTAAGCTGGCTTTCGGGAAGGCCACTCTCTACGGGGAGGAAATCCAAAGGATAAGGGAAATGGTGGAGAAAGAGGATTTCGACCTGGTATCAGAACAGGGATCGGTAAAGAAAGAAAACCTTTGGGAACCCTATTTATCCATGTTGAAGGAGAAAATCGTCCTTGGACCTAGAAAGCTAAAGGTAGTAGCCGACGCAGCCAACGGTACCGCAGCCCTCAAGATCGTGCCCTTCCTGGAGAGTCTTGGCTGCGAGGTCATCCCCCTTTACTGTGAGCCCGATGGGACCTTCCCTAACCATCACCCAGATCCTCAAAAGAGGGCTAATATGCAGGACCTCATAGCCAAAGTAAGAGAACACAAGGCGGATGTGGGATTCGGATTCGACGGCGATGCGGACCGCATCGGGGTCGTGGACGACTCCGGCGAGATAGTCTGGGGAGATATCCTCATGGCTCTCTACTGGCGAGAGATCCTCCCTAAAAACCCTGGAGCCACGGCGATCATAGAGGTCAAGTGTTCCCAGGCTCTGGAGGACGAGGTTAGAAAACTCGGCGGAGTTCCTCACTACTATAAGGCCGGACACTCGCTGATAAAGGCGGAGATGAAGAGGATAAACGCCCTTTTCGCCGGTGAATACTCAGGACATATTTTCTTCGCCGACGAATACTACGGCTTCGACGATTCGTTCTACGCCGCTGGAAGACTGCTTCGGATCCTGTCCTACAGCGATATATCCCTCTCTGAGATGCTGTCGGATATTCCGGTATACCACCACACCGAGGAAATAAGGGTGGACTGCCCGGACGAGAGGAAATTCGAGGTCATGGAGGGCATCACATCCAAAGCTCTGGAGGAATACGACGCTATCACCGTCGACGGCCTGAGGATCGTCTACCCCGACGGAAAGGGGTGGGGTCTCATCAGAGCATCCAACACCCAGCCGGTTCTAGCGACCAGATGTGAGGGTAGAACACCGGAGGACCTGGCCTTCATATCGGAGGACATCAGGAAGAGGATCGTAGAGGCTGGACTGCCCGACTTCCAGTGGACCTACTGA
- a CDS encoding amino acid ABC transporter ATP-binding protein has protein sequence MDIAIKVNDLHKSFGKLNVLKGVSLDVAEGEVVSVIGPSGSGKSTLARCICHLEDIDQGEIYLYGKRIDKGNLSWKEQSQLVGMIFQQFNLFPHLSVLENITLSPIKVRGISGEKANEEALELLSKVGLVDKKDSRPSELSGGQQQRVAIARALAMEPRIMVFDEPTSALDPELVGEVLEVIADLAKSGMTMVIITHEMSFAKDVSDRVIFMADGVIVEQGTPEEILGKPREERTRSFLQRMLSHSIRDKEGQ, from the coding sequence ATGGACATTGCCATCAAGGTAAATGACCTACACAAGTCTTTTGGAAAACTCAACGTCCTAAAGGGAGTCTCCCTTGATGTAGCAGAGGGAGAGGTGGTCTCTGTAATAGGCCCAAGCGGATCGGGGAAAAGTACCTTAGCTAGATGCATCTGCCACTTAGAGGATATCGATCAGGGAGAGATATATCTCTACGGAAAAAGAATAGATAAAGGTAACCTGTCGTGGAAGGAACAATCCCAGCTGGTTGGAATGATTTTTCAGCAGTTCAATCTATTCCCTCACTTATCGGTTCTGGAAAATATAACTTTATCCCCGATAAAAGTCCGTGGGATATCGGGGGAAAAGGCCAACGAAGAGGCCTTAGAATTACTCTCTAAAGTCGGTTTAGTCGACAAAAAGGACTCTAGGCCAAGCGAATTATCAGGAGGACAACAACAGAGAGTAGCTATAGCTAGAGCGCTGGCTATGGAACCAAGGATCATGGTTTTCGACGAGCCCACAAGCGCCCTCGATCCAGAGCTAGTGGGAGAGGTCCTAGAGGTAATAGCTGACCTAGCTAAAAGCGGCATGACGATGGTTATTATAACCCATGAGATGTCTTTCGCTAAAGATGTTTCCGACAGAGTTATTTTTATGGCGGACGGCGTTATCGTGGAACAGGGAACACCTGAAGAGATCCTGGGAAAGCCGAGGGAGGAGAGGACTAGATCCTTCCTTCAAAGGATGCTTTCTCACTCAATAAGGGATAAAGAAGGGCAGTGA